The Anaerobranca gottschalkii DSM 13577 genome has a segment encoding these proteins:
- a CDS encoding polysaccharide deacetylase family protein: MFKKIFIVIFSVFILLSACTTTPSNTKGVNDDGIPQDQVDKETDTENEEELIDEEIDFQKIRPNELGRIMVLMYHQIGPEEREWIRTPDNFRRDLQTLYDNGYRLVSLRDVLRGEISVPAGYSPVVITFDDGTEGQFRYIEKDGEWVIDPDSAVGILLEMNEKNPGLGTAATFFVNSNPFRQPEHTKRKLEELVRFGMDIGNHTLTHPNLSTITSPEEMQRQMGGLVKEIQSYLPDYQIDTLALPFGAHPKEELYPYAIKGQYEGTEYHHKGILLVGSHPSHSPFHKDFNPLRIPRIRGEDPFEYGYLYYWLDYFERNPHLRYISDGDPRYVTFPEKLLDEVDLSNFPEKKIRTY, encoded by the coding sequence ATGTTTAAGAAAATATTTATAGTAATCTTTTCAGTTTTTATCTTGTTATCTGCTTGTACTACAACACCTTCAAATACTAAAGGGGTGAATGATGATGGAATACCTCAAGACCAAGTTGATAAAGAAACAGATACCGAAAATGAAGAAGAGTTAATCGATGAAGAGATAGACTTCCAAAAAATAAGACCAAATGAATTAGGAAGGATTATGGTTCTGATGTACCATCAAATTGGGCCTGAGGAGAGGGAATGGATTCGTACCCCTGATAATTTCAGAAGGGATTTGCAAACATTGTATGATAATGGATACCGGTTAGTCTCTTTACGGGATGTATTAAGGGGGGAAATCTCGGTACCTGCTGGCTATAGCCCCGTTGTAATCACCTTTGATGATGGTACAGAAGGTCAATTTAGATATATTGAAAAGGATGGAGAATGGGTAATAGATCCCGATTCCGCTGTAGGAATATTATTAGAAATGAATGAAAAAAATCCCGGTTTAGGAACTGCTGCTACTTTTTTTGTCAATTCAAACCCATTTCGGCAGCCAGAACATACTAAAAGAAAACTTGAGGAACTTGTAAGGTTTGGTATGGATATTGGAAACCATACTTTAACCCATCCTAATTTAAGCACTATTACTTCTCCTGAAGAAATGCAAAGGCAGATGGGCGGATTAGTTAAAGAAATCCAGTCTTATTTGCCTGATTATCAAATCGATACATTAGCTCTACCCTTTGGTGCCCATCCCAAAGAAGAGTTATACCCTTATGCTATCAAAGGTCAGTATGAAGGAACGGAATATCACCATAAAGGAATTTTACTTGTAGGATCCCATCCTAGCCATTCCCCCTTTCATAAGGATTTTAATCCCTTAAGAATACCTAGAATTAGAGGAGAAGATCCCTTTGAATACGGTTATCTTTACTATTGGCTAGACTATTTTGAAAGAAACCCCCATCTTCGTTATATCAGTGATGGGGACCCCCGCTATGTCACCTTCCCTGAAAAACTTCTAGATGAAGTAGACCTTTCCAATTTTCCAGAAAAAAAAATCCGCACATATTAA
- a CDS encoding DUF401 family protein codes for MDILGVFLGLLLIIILVRKNLNVGWAMVIAALVISVFAGMTFTDTLLAFKKALFSETFRNLALTVLFISLLGYIMKKTGALDVMINSLISLLGGGKLLVITIPSIIGLLTVPGGAILSAPMVGESGGKLGLTKEQMTAINIFFRHIWFPIYPLYPALLVVSGLTGISSLKIMVLSLLPVLMAVAVASKTMFKGAIKIEKNGEVDKTKGLKGFIYSMLPVISILFLALVLNVYFPLAVLIGVIIALLSFLKEGENSITRIKTMVLPGINFSMVISVLGIMVFKEVLEASSVLSNLMVRMMELGLPIGFLSFISAICSGLITGSNTASLGITLPVFLPLLGENPLPVILLIFMASLLGYILSPVHLCLILTKQHFNCDYKGFYKLFIWPVFFLILTTVVISTILMFA; via the coding sequence TTGGACATTCTTGGAGTATTTTTAGGCTTACTTTTAATTATAATTTTAGTTCGTAAAAATTTAAATGTAGGATGGGCGATGGTTATCGCTGCCTTAGTTATAAGTGTCTTTGCAGGAATGACCTTTACAGATACATTACTTGCATTTAAAAAAGCACTGTTTTCAGAGACCTTTAGAAACTTAGCTTTAACCGTTCTCTTTATTTCCCTTTTAGGTTATATAATGAAAAAAACAGGAGCTTTAGATGTAATGATAAATTCCTTGATTTCCCTATTAGGTGGGGGAAAATTGTTAGTTATCACTATACCAAGTATCATAGGGCTGTTAACAGTGCCCGGTGGTGCCATTTTATCAGCCCCCATGGTAGGGGAAAGTGGCGGGAAATTAGGTTTAACGAAAGAACAAATGACAGCAATCAACATCTTTTTTAGGCATATTTGGTTTCCTATTTATCCCCTCTATCCAGCTTTATTAGTAGTTTCTGGTTTGACAGGAATTAGTTCACTTAAAATAATGGTTTTATCCCTTTTGCCGGTATTGATGGCAGTAGCTGTAGCTAGTAAAACGATGTTTAAAGGTGCTATAAAAATAGAGAAAAATGGAGAAGTTGATAAAACAAAGGGGTTAAAAGGATTTATTTATAGTATGTTACCGGTTATAAGTATTCTATTTTTAGCTCTGGTATTAAATGTGTATTTTCCTTTAGCAGTTCTTATAGGGGTAATTATAGCTTTATTGAGTTTCCTAAAGGAAGGGGAAAATTCAATCACTAGAATTAAAACAATGGTACTTCCAGGAATAAATTTTTCTATGGTAATATCGGTTTTGGGTATAATGGTATTTAAAGAGGTGTTGGAAGCTAGTTCTGTTTTATCTAATTTAATGGTCAGGATGATGGAGTTAGGGCTCCCTATTGGCTTTTTAAGTTTTATTTCAGCAATTTGTTCAGGTTTAATTACCGGTTCCAATACGGCGTCTTTAGGGATAACCCTTCCAGTATTTTTACCCCTTTTAGGGGAAAACCCCCTTCCCGTTATTCTCTTAATTTTTATGGCCTCCCTGTTAGGCTATATCCTTTCCCCAGTACATCTTTGTTTGATTTTAACAAAACAACATTTTAATTGTGATTATAAAGGGTTTTACAAACTCTTTATTTGGCCGGTATTTTTTCTGATTCTTACAACGGTAGTTATATCTACTATTTTAATGTTTGCTTAA
- the selB gene encoding selenocysteine-specific translation elongation factor, whose protein sequence is MAHVIIGTSGHVDHGKTSLIKALTGVDTDRLKEEKERGITIQLGFTYFHLPDGSKAGIVDVPGHEKFVRNMLAGVGGMDIVLLVVAADEGVMPQTKEHLNILKLLDVKKGIVVITKKDLVDEELLELVKEDIKDHVKGSFLEGAPFVPVSSVTGEGIDELKEEIIRLTSNVEEREIKDFFRLPVDRVFTLKGFGTVVTGTLKDGVVSVGDSCILYPSGKEVKVRSIQVHGEKVEKAYPGQRTAINITGVEKEEVSMGDLLTTFGYLTPQNKVNCVLNLLEDAPTLKNGEMVRFHWGTEETYGRAVLLDREELAPGEKCYCQIRLNSPVVVARNDHFVIRSMSPVDTIGGGVVLESTLKRVPRYNNNVLQKFEILEKGSMEEKILLGLKEHSAKGVTKDELGVLLQIDKREIEGVLDKLIEKDRVLILAEDGKEILVESSIYNFITKEIEELLKDYHQKFPLREGINKEELRSKLGDLYSVKLLNSILKKMEKDGVIHTSDLYIGHRDFKITLSEKEEQKIGEVLKQIGELTFKPPTKEEVSLDNKLLEYLIAQGKVIPIENFLFHPEVFHQGVKKVVELIKDNPKGVNIGQIKEVLDTTRKYLVPFLEYLDGEGITRRIGEVRILGSKGREMV, encoded by the coding sequence ATGGCCCATGTAATTATAGGTACTTCTGGCCATGTTGATCACGGAAAAACTAGTTTAATAAAAGCCCTTACCGGGGTGGATACCGATAGATTAAAAGAAGAAAAAGAGCGGGGAATTACCATCCAGTTAGGATTTACATATTTCCATTTACCTGATGGCAGCAAAGCTGGAATTGTAGATGTCCCTGGCCATGAAAAGTTTGTTCGGAACATGTTAGCTGGTGTCGGGGGAATGGATATAGTCCTTTTGGTAGTAGCTGCCGATGAAGGGGTAATGCCCCAGACAAAAGAACATTTAAATATTCTAAAGTTATTAGATGTTAAAAAAGGTATAGTGGTTATAACGAAAAAAGATTTAGTAGATGAAGAATTACTAGAACTGGTAAAGGAAGATATTAAAGATCATGTCAAAGGTTCCTTTTTAGAAGGGGCTCCCTTTGTACCGGTTTCTTCGGTAACAGGGGAAGGGATTGATGAACTAAAAGAAGAAATCATTAGATTAACATCAAATGTAGAAGAACGGGAAATTAAAGATTTTTTTCGACTGCCGGTAGATAGGGTTTTTACTTTAAAGGGGTTTGGAACAGTAGTGACAGGAACATTGAAAGATGGAGTTGTTTCAGTTGGGGATTCTTGTATTCTCTACCCCAGCGGTAAAGAAGTAAAGGTAAGGAGTATCCAAGTTCATGGTGAAAAGGTAGAAAAGGCTTACCCTGGTCAGCGAACAGCCATCAATATTACTGGAGTGGAAAAAGAAGAAGTAAGTATGGGAGATCTTTTAACTACCTTTGGATATCTCACACCACAAAATAAAGTTAATTGTGTTTTAAATTTATTGGAAGATGCACCGACATTAAAAAATGGTGAAATGGTAAGGTTTCATTGGGGCACAGAAGAGACTTATGGAAGGGCTGTCCTATTAGATCGGGAAGAGTTGGCACCTGGTGAAAAATGTTATTGTCAAATCCGTCTAAATAGTCCTGTAGTAGTGGCAAGGAATGATCATTTTGTTATCCGGTCGATGTCCCCAGTGGATACAATAGGGGGCGGGGTAGTACTGGAAAGTACTTTAAAGAGGGTTCCTAGGTATAATAATAATGTTTTACAGAAGTTTGAAATTTTGGAAAAGGGAAGTATGGAAGAAAAGATTTTACTGGGGTTAAAGGAACACTCTGCTAAGGGTGTTACTAAAGATGAGTTAGGGGTATTACTACAAATTGATAAAAGGGAAATAGAAGGGGTATTAGATAAATTAATAGAAAAGGATAGGGTGTTGATTTTAGCAGAGGATGGAAAAGAGATTTTAGTAGAATCTTCGATTTATAATTTTATAACAAAGGAAATAGAGGAATTGTTAAAAGATTATCACCAAAAATTTCCTTTAAGGGAAGGGATAAATAAAGAAGAGCTTCGAAGTAAATTAGGGGATCTTTACAGTGTCAAATTATTAAACTCTATTTTAAAGAAAATGGAAAAAGATGGTGTTATCCATACTTCAGACCTTTACATTGGTCACAGAGATTTTAAAATCACCCTATCAGAAAAAGAAGAGCAAAAGATTGGGGAGGTTTTAAAACAAATCGGAGAGCTGACCTTTAAACCACCGACTAAAGAAGAAGTAAGCCTAGATAATAAGCTATTAGAGTATTTAATAGCCCAAGGGAAAGTTATCCCCATCGAAAACTTCCTCTTTCACCCTGAAGTTTTCCATCAAGGGGTAAAAAAAGTTGTTGAGCTTATTAAAGATAACCCTAAAGGTGTTAATATTGGTCAAATAAAAGAAGTATTAGATACCACTAGAAAATACTTAGTTCCCTTTTTAGAGTACTTAGATGGTGAAGGAATTACGAGAAGGATCGGAGAAGTAAGGATTTTAGGGAGCAAGGGAAGGGAGATGGTATAA
- the selA gene encoding L-seryl-tRNA(Sec) selenium transferase: MENLLRQIPSVTKLLETKKGKELIEIFGREEFLRICREKLGEIREFISSQGKVPMESLEEEKILLEIEKKLKLIKRKSLTKVINCTGTILHTNLGRAPLAANALEKILEVSRGYSNLEFDLERGERGSRTLGIREQLAQLLGVDDCVIVNNNAGAVLLVLSALTKGKEVIISRGQLVEIGGSFRIPEIMEQSGSILKEVGTTNKVHLKDYQRAINENTGAIMRVHTSNYRIVGFTQDVDLQTLSKLAHENNLPLIDDLGSGTLIDLIPWGIYDEPTVTQSIKMGADVVTFSGDKLLGGPQCGIIVGKREYIDIIKKHPMMRALRCDKLVLSALGATLELYQKGEIEKIPIYAFLHRPVEELKGMAKRLTENLAKEKFIIKEDHCYVGGGALPTHELPTVVIKLNSQIPPHDLAQWFRNLEIPVIGRIHKGEFYLDLKGVFPEDIPYLQEVLSKL; the protein is encoded by the coding sequence ATGGAAAACCTTTTAAGACAAATTCCCTCTGTAACAAAGTTATTAGAAACAAAAAAGGGAAAAGAGTTAATAGAAATCTTTGGTAGAGAGGAGTTTTTAAGGATTTGTCGGGAAAAATTAGGAGAAATTAGAGAATTTATTTCTAGTCAAGGTAAAGTACCTATGGAAAGTTTAGAGGAAGAAAAAATTTTATTAGAAATAGAAAAGAAGCTGAAGTTAATAAAACGGAAGAGCTTAACTAAGGTAATAAATTGTACAGGGACTATTTTACACACTAACTTAGGTAGGGCCCCTTTAGCAGCAAATGCTTTAGAAAAAATACTAGAAGTAAGTCGAGGGTACAGTAATCTAGAGTTTGACTTAGAAAGAGGGGAAAGGGGCTCTAGAACCTTAGGTATCAGAGAACAACTAGCCCAATTATTAGGTGTAGATGACTGTGTAATAGTTAATAACAATGCCGGAGCGGTTTTGTTGGTACTATCTGCCTTAACAAAGGGCAAAGAAGTAATAATTTCTAGAGGACAGTTGGTAGAAATTGGTGGATCCTTTCGGATACCAGAAATTATGGAACAAAGTGGCAGTATTTTAAAGGAAGTAGGAACGACCAATAAAGTCCATTTAAAGGATTATCAAAGGGCCATCAATGAAAACACCGGAGCTATAATGCGGGTCCATACTAGTAATTACCGAATAGTTGGTTTTACTCAAGATGTGGATCTACAAACCTTAAGTAAACTTGCCCATGAAAACAATTTACCACTAATTGATGACTTAGGGAGTGGTACTTTAATTGATTTGATCCCTTGGGGTATCTACGATGAACCTACTGTTACCCAGTCAATTAAAATGGGTGCAGATGTTGTTACCTTTAGTGGAGATAAGCTACTAGGGGGTCCCCAATGTGGAATTATTGTAGGCAAAAGGGAATACATTGATATTATTAAAAAACATCCAATGATGAGAGCCCTTCGTTGCGATAAATTGGTATTATCTGCTTTAGGGGCTACCTTAGAACTTTATCAAAAAGGGGAAATAGAGAAGATCCCTATCTATGCCTTTTTGCACAGACCTGTAGAAGAATTAAAAGGGATGGCAAAAAGATTAACGGAAAATTTAGCTAAAGAAAAGTTTATAATTAAAGAGGACCATTGTTATGTAGGTGGTGGAGCTTTACCAACCCATGAATTACCTACTGTAGTAATCAAACTAAATTCTCAGATACCTCCCCATGATTTAGCACAATGGTTTAGAAATCTAGAGATACCTGTTATTGGGAGGATACATAAAGGGGAATTTTACCTCGACTTAAAAGGAGTTTTTCCTGAGGACATTCCTTATTTACAAGAGGTTTTAAGTAAATTATAA